The Mobula birostris isolate sMobBir1 chromosome 1, sMobBir1.hap1, whole genome shotgun sequence genome contains a region encoding:
- the LOC140202467 gene encoding uncharacterized protein, producing the protein MSAQQLKSSQSSQLLYSASGAVQNFWKYRIEDDAFNNGKKKLKLKGKELQSVPQEIFDLRELQVLEMSPKWESCLNYRMGSVPQEIGQLSALTVLNLDTNELWEIPPEIGALKNLEALTLSNNQLICLPVEIEKLQKLQSLHLANNNFLEIPGQVCQLRRLKFLDACDKIKFIPHSICNLKSLEIMLLYFNALQSLPNSICSLTNLRTLWLGNNSLRSLPIQFGHLVNLDWGYSHSSSNFEGNPLESPPPKVCGGGPEEISRYFAM; encoded by the coding sequence ATGTCTGCACAGCAATTGAAATCTTCTCAGAGCAGTCAGTTACTTTATTCTGCCAGTGGCGCCGTGCAAAACTTTTGGAAGTACAGGATTGAGGATGATGCCTTTAACAATGGCAAGAAGAAATTAAAGCTAAAGGGCAAAGAGCTACAATCAGTTCCTCAGGAGATATTTGACTTGAGGGAGCTTCAAGTGCTGGAGATGAGTCCAAAGTGGGAAAGCTGCTTGAATTATAGGATGGGCAGTGTCCCTCAAGAAATTGGTCAGCTGTCTGCCCTTACTGTGCTGAATTTGGACACCAATGAACTGTGGGAGATCCCACCTGAGATTGGGGCCCTGAAAAACCTGGAAGCTCTGACCCTCAGTAACAACCAGCTGATCTGCCTGCCTGTTGAAATAGAAAAGCTGCAAAAGTTGCAGAGCCTGCATTTGGCCAACAATAATTTCCTGGAGATCCCTGGCCAGGTGTGCCAGCTCCGCCGCTTAAAATTTCTGGATGCCTGTGACAAGATAAAGTTCATCCCCCACAGCATTTGCAACCTAAAGTCTTTGGAGATTATGCTCCTGTATTTTAATGCATTACAGAGCCTGCCTAATTCTATCTGCAGTCTCACAAACTTGCGCACCCTCTGGCTAGGAAATAATAGCCTAAGGAGCCTTCCCATCCAATTTGGGCACCTCGTCAATCTGGATTGGGGCTACAGCCACTCTTCTTCAAACTTTGAGGGTAATCCACTCGAATCTCCTCCTCCTAAAGTATGCGGGGGTGGACCTGAAGAGATCAGTCGTTACTTCGCTATGTGA